CTGCTCGGTCTCGGAACGTCGGACATGAAGTCGGGCGTCGCGGTCATGGTTCACCTGCTCGAGGAGGAGGCGGTCCGGGAGGGTCCTTTCGATGTGGTCGGCGTGTTCTACGATGCCGAGGAGGGTCCCGACGCCGGGAACGGCCTCGAGCCGGTTCTGCAGGAGATGTCATGGCTGACCGGGGCTGAGTTCGCAGTGGTGCTTGAGCCTACGGATCTCGAGCTCCAGCTCGGTTGCCAGGGCACCGCGAACGCCACCGTCCGTTTCGAGGGCAAGACCGCCCACAGCGCCCGCCCCTGGTTGGGTGAGAACGCCATCACCAAGGCAGGCGCGTGGCTGGCCGATCTCCACGAGCGGCAGCCGGAGGAACACGTGGTGTCGGGCCTCTCCTTCTTCGAGGTGTTCTCCGTGACCCAGGCCTCAGCAGGGCTGGCGCGCAATGTGATCCCCGGGACCTTCGATCTCCACCTCAACTACCGGTTCCCGCCCAACGTGACCCCCGAAGCTGCGCTCAGGCGGCTGTCCGAGATCGCGGCCCCCGCCGACGCGGTGGAGGTTCACGAGAT
This genomic stretch from bacterium harbors:
- the dapE gene encoding succinyl-diaminopimelate desuccinylase yields the protein MTLVDTLCWLVDIPSPTGQEGQLCEALSRRLGSTYAREHLRRVGNSLVVGARNGRPLLLLVGHIDTVPSQGQAPAQIEGGRLLGLGTSDMKSGVAVMVHLLEEEAVREGPFDVVGVFYDAEEGPDAGNGLEPVLQEMSWLTGAEFAVVLEPTDLELQLGCQGTANATVRFEGKTAHSARPWLGENAITKAGAWLADLHERQPEEHVVSGLSFFEVFSVTQASAGLARNVIPGTFDLHLNYRFPPNVTPEAALRRLSEIAAPADAVEVHEIVPGAPVPEGNPHLDRLIRATSAQLTPKQAWTDVARLARYGIPAVNYGPGEVAQAHQAAESVPIAYLDPAYQALLGFLTEAPSG